A portion of the Streptomyces coeruleoprunus genome contains these proteins:
- a CDS encoding uracil-xanthine permease family protein: MNLGVRWTLHGDGRTPAPGAVVRPDERLSWPRTAGLGAQHVVAMFGASFVAPVLMGLDPNLAIMMSGVATMIFLLATRGKVPSYLGCSLSFVGVAAAIRASGGTSATVTGAVLVVGLALFLAGLAVRRFGARIIHAAMPPVVTGAVVMLIGFNLAPVTASTYWPQDQWTALLVMLFTGLAVVCLRGFWSRIAIFLGLIFGYGISWVFDLAFGKIHSPMGGPEAVDHWRLDLSGVAKADWIGLPSFHAPGFEWSAILVALPVVIALIAENAGHVKAVGEMTGDALDDKLGTAIAADGAASMLSTAVGGPPNTTYSENIGVMAATRVYSTAAYWAAAGFALLFGLCPKFGAVVAAIPGGVLGGITVILYGMIGLLGAQIWINAKVDLRNPLNLVPAAAGIIIGVGGVSLKITDTFELGGIALGTIVVITGYHALRAFAPAHLKAAEPLLDSGTSSYDDAAPEADRPGAKA, encoded by the coding sequence ATGAACCTCGGCGTGCGCTGGACCCTGCACGGCGACGGAAGGACCCCCGCTCCGGGAGCCGTGGTCCGGCCGGACGAGCGGCTGTCCTGGCCCCGGACCGCCGGACTCGGCGCCCAGCACGTGGTCGCGATGTTCGGCGCGTCGTTCGTGGCCCCGGTCCTCATGGGCCTGGACCCCAACCTCGCCATCATGATGTCCGGCGTCGCGACGATGATCTTCCTGCTGGCGACGCGCGGGAAGGTGCCGAGCTACCTCGGCTGCTCGCTGTCCTTCGTCGGCGTCGCCGCCGCGATCCGCGCGTCCGGCGGCACCAGCGCCACGGTGACCGGCGCGGTCCTGGTGGTGGGCCTCGCGCTGTTCCTGGCCGGCCTGGCGGTCCGGCGGTTCGGCGCCCGGATCATCCACGCCGCGATGCCGCCCGTCGTCACGGGCGCCGTGGTCATGCTGATCGGGTTCAACCTGGCGCCGGTCACGGCGTCGACGTACTGGCCGCAGGACCAGTGGACCGCGCTGCTGGTGATGCTGTTCACCGGGCTCGCGGTGGTGTGCCTGCGCGGCTTCTGGTCGCGGATCGCGATCTTCCTGGGGCTGATCTTCGGATACGGCATCTCCTGGGTCTTCGACCTGGCCTTCGGGAAGATCCACTCCCCCATGGGCGGCCCCGAGGCGGTCGACCACTGGCGGCTCGACCTGTCGGGCGTCGCCAAGGCCGACTGGATCGGGCTGCCGTCGTTCCACGCCCCCGGCTTCGAGTGGTCGGCGATCCTGGTCGCCCTGCCGGTGGTGATCGCGCTGATCGCGGAGAACGCCGGGCACGTCAAGGCGGTCGGCGAGATGACCGGCGACGCGCTGGACGACAAGCTGGGCACGGCCATCGCGGCCGACGGCGCCGCGTCGATGCTGTCGACGGCGGTGGGCGGCCCGCCGAACACCACGTACTCCGAGAACATCGGCGTCATGGCCGCGACCCGGGTCTACTCCACGGCGGCGTACTGGGCCGCCGCCGGCTTCGCGCTGCTCTTCGGGCTGTGCCCCAAGTTCGGCGCGGTGGTCGCGGCGATCCCGGGCGGCGTCCTCGGCGGGATCACGGTCATCCTGTACGGCATGATCGGTCTGCTGGGCGCGCAGATCTGGATCAACGCCAAGGTGGACCTGCGCAATCCGCTGAACCTGGTCCCGGCCGCGGCGGGCATCATCATCGGTGTGGGCGGTGTGAGCCTGAAGATCACCGACACGTTCGAGCTGGGCGGCATCGCACTCGGCACGATCGTCGTCATCACCGGCTACCACGCCCTGCGCGCCTTCGCCCCGGCCCACCTGAAGGCCGCCGAACCCCTCCTGGACTCGGGCACGTCCTCGTACGACGACGCGGCACCCGAGGCCGACCGGCCGGGCGCCAAGGCCTGA
- a CDS encoding MFS transporter, giving the protein MDGRTGEVAVGDAAYGKERLRRARFAVAAVFCVHGAVTGSFATRIPWIQEHAGVGPGQLGLALAFPALGASLAMPLAGRISHRLGDRPALRVLLALWTLSLILPSLAPNVYGLCAALFVYGATSGMSDVAMNAMGVEVENRFGRSIMSGLHGMWSAGALIGSAAGTVAAHLGGDARVHHLVAALVLTALGLVCCQGVLDLRSAPDADPPPRFALPPRSAVVIGAIGFCGVFAEGASLDWSAVYLKDALGTSPGIAAASTTAFALTMAVARLVGDRVVDRFGAVRTVRVGGAAATVGGVFVVVAPHPVAAMAGFALLGLGVAVVVPLAFAAAARSGPNPSQAIAGVATITYTSGLIAPSAIGGLADVTSLAVSFGVVTALAFGLVVGAGVLAPRSGAGARADRVGAGARGQAG; this is encoded by the coding sequence GTGGACGGACGGACCGGGGAGGTGGCCGTGGGCGACGCGGCGTACGGCAAGGAGCGGTTGAGGCGCGCGCGGTTCGCCGTGGCCGCGGTGTTCTGCGTGCACGGCGCGGTCACCGGCAGCTTCGCGACCCGCATCCCGTGGATCCAGGAGCACGCCGGGGTCGGCCCCGGCCAGCTGGGGCTGGCGCTGGCGTTCCCCGCGCTGGGGGCGTCGCTGGCGATGCCGCTGGCCGGGCGGATCAGCCACCGGCTCGGCGACCGGCCCGCGCTGCGTGTGCTGCTGGCGCTGTGGACGCTGTCGCTGATCCTGCCGTCGCTCGCGCCGAACGTGTACGGGCTGTGCGCGGCGCTCTTCGTGTACGGCGCCACGTCCGGGATGTCCGACGTGGCGATGAACGCCATGGGCGTGGAGGTCGAGAACCGCTTCGGCCGCTCCATCATGTCGGGCCTGCACGGCATGTGGAGCGCCGGCGCCCTGATCGGCTCGGCGGCCGGCACGGTCGCGGCGCACCTGGGCGGTGACGCGCGGGTGCACCACCTGGTGGCCGCGCTGGTGCTCACGGCGCTGGGCCTCGTGTGCTGCCAGGGCGTCCTGGACCTGCGCAGCGCGCCGGACGCCGACCCGCCGCCGCGGTTCGCGCTGCCGCCGCGGTCGGCGGTGGTCATCGGCGCGATCGGGTTCTGCGGGGTGTTCGCGGAGGGCGCCAGCCTGGACTGGTCGGCGGTCTACCTGAAGGACGCGCTGGGGACCTCGCCGGGGATCGCGGCCGCGTCCACGACGGCGTTCGCGCTGACGATGGCGGTGGCCCGGCTCGTGGGCGACCGCGTCGTGGACCGGTTCGGCGCGGTGCGCACGGTACGGGTGGGCGGGGCCGCGGCGACGGTCGGCGGCGTGTTCGTGGTCGTGGCGCCGCACCCGGTGGCCGCGATGGCCGGGTTCGCGCTGCTGGGTCTCGGGGTGGCCGTCGTCGTCCCGCTGGCGTTCGCCGCGGCGGCGCGCAGCGGCCCGAACCCGAGCCAGGCCATCGCGGGCGTCGCCACCATCACGTACACGTCCGGCCTGATCGCCCCGTCGGCGATCGGCGGCCTGGCCGATGTCACCTCGCTGGCGGTGTCGTTCGGCGTGGTCACGGCCCTGGCCTTCGGCCTGGTGGTCGGCGCGGGCGTCCTGGCGCCGCGCAGCGGGGCGGGTGCGCGGGCGGATCGGGTGGGTGCGGGGGCGCGAGGTCAGGCGGGCTGA
- a CDS encoding ROK family transcriptional regulator, which produces MPAAPASPSTARAINDRLALRLLQEEGPLTAGQLKKLTGLSRPTVADLVERLQDAGLVRVVGEAGAERRGPNARLYGIVADRAHLAALDVRLRSVSVTVTDLLGAPLAEAAVPIDGDTGTEPAVAQAAALLERAVRDAGATRLHTVGVGAPGLIDPGSGALRDTAQLPAWHRRLVTVLQERLSATVLVENETNLAAVAELRVGAARDRDTFVLLWLGHGVGAAVVLDGALRRGASGGAGEIGFLPVPGTAGLPSATDCGGGFHALAGSAAIRALAREHGIEVPGRDGEGEPAGALAVRTALETGADAFLDGLAARLALGAAAVSAVLDPGRVVLGGEIGHAGGPALASRVEARLTELSPLRTEVRASALGGAAVLRGALLTARDAAQDDLFTPPAPRAPR; this is translated from the coding sequence ATGCCCGCAGCACCCGCCTCCCCCAGCACCGCGCGCGCCATCAACGACCGGCTCGCCCTGCGCCTGCTCCAGGAGGAAGGGCCGCTGACGGCAGGGCAGTTGAAGAAGCTGACGGGCCTCTCCCGGCCCACGGTCGCCGACCTTGTCGAACGCCTCCAGGACGCCGGGCTCGTCCGGGTCGTCGGCGAGGCGGGAGCCGAGCGCCGGGGCCCCAACGCCCGGCTGTACGGCATCGTCGCCGACCGCGCCCACCTCGCCGCCCTGGACGTCCGGCTGCGCAGCGTCTCCGTCACGGTCACCGACCTCCTGGGCGCCCCGCTCGCCGAGGCCGCGGTCCCGATCGACGGCGACACCGGCACCGAGCCCGCCGTCGCCCAGGCCGCCGCGCTCCTGGAGCGGGCCGTACGGGACGCGGGCGCCACCCGCCTGCACACCGTCGGCGTCGGCGCGCCCGGCCTGATCGACCCCGGGAGCGGAGCCCTGCGCGACACGGCCCAGCTGCCCGCCTGGCACCGCCGCCTGGTGACCGTCCTCCAGGAACGTCTCTCCGCGACGGTCCTCGTCGAGAACGAGACGAACCTCGCCGCCGTCGCCGAGCTGCGCGTGGGCGCCGCCCGCGACCGGGACACCTTCGTCCTGCTCTGGCTCGGTCACGGGGTCGGCGCCGCCGTCGTCCTCGACGGGGCCCTGCGGCGCGGGGCCTCCGGTGGCGCCGGCGAGATCGGGTTCCTGCCCGTGCCCGGCACCGCCGGCCTGCCGTCGGCGACGGACTGCGGGGGAGGGTTCCACGCCCTGGCCGGTTCCGCCGCCATCCGCGCCCTGGCGCGGGAACACGGCATCGAGGTGCCCGGCCGGGACGGCGAGGGCGAACCGGCGGGCGCCCTCGCCGTGCGCACCGCGCTGGAGACCGGCGCGGACGCCTTCCTGGACGGCCTCGCCGCCCGCCTCGCCCTCGGTGCCGCCGCCGTCAGCGCCGTACTCGACCCGGGCCGCGTGGTCCTCGGCGGCGAGATCGGCCACGCCGGCGGCCCCGCCCTGGCCTCCCGGGTCGAGGCCCGCCTCACCGAGCTGTCCCCGCTGCGCACGGAGGTCCGGGCCAGTGCGCTCGGCGGCGCAGCCGTCCTGCGCGGCGCGCTGTTGACCGCCCGCGACGCCGCCCAGGACGACCTGTTCACACCGCCGGCACCCCGGGCCCCCCGCTGA
- a CDS encoding SDR family oxidoreductase — protein sequence MSTILVTGGTGTLGRHVVDRLRADGHDVRVLSRYSVPHAVDLRDGKGLDAALEGVGTVVHCASTPSGGDERAARNLIDGAQRTGVGHLVYISIVGVDRVPLRYYRAKLAVEQQIERSGLGWTTLRTTQFHDLVLRFLEACARLPVLPVPAGVSDQPVEVTEVADRLAALAASAPAGRVPDMGGPEVRTLPDLARAYLRATGTRRPVVSVPLMGKAYRGFRAGGHLTPERAVGRGTFEEFLERRFGHEAGLSGGPGAGLSGGPGVPAV from the coding sequence ATGAGCACGATCCTGGTGACCGGCGGTACGGGCACACTGGGCCGGCACGTCGTGGACAGGCTGCGCGCGGACGGGCACGACGTGCGGGTGCTGAGCCGGTACAGCGTCCCGCACGCGGTCGACCTGCGGGACGGCAAGGGGCTGGACGCGGCCCTGGAGGGCGTGGGGACGGTCGTCCACTGCGCCAGCACGCCGAGCGGCGGCGACGAGCGGGCGGCGCGGAACCTGATCGACGGCGCGCAGCGGACGGGTGTGGGCCATCTGGTCTACATCTCGATCGTCGGTGTCGACCGGGTGCCGCTGCGCTACTACCGCGCGAAGCTCGCGGTGGAGCAGCAGATCGAGCGGTCGGGGCTCGGCTGGACGACGCTGCGGACGACGCAGTTCCACGACCTCGTCCTGCGGTTCCTGGAGGCCTGCGCCCGGCTGCCGGTGCTGCCGGTCCCGGCGGGTGTGTCGGACCAGCCGGTCGAGGTCACGGAAGTCGCCGACCGGCTCGCCGCGCTCGCCGCGTCCGCCCCGGCGGGCCGGGTGCCCGACATGGGCGGCCCCGAGGTGCGGACGCTCCCCGACCTGGCCCGTGCGTACCTGCGGGCCACGGGGACGCGGCGGCCGGTGGTGAGCGTGCCGCTGATGGGCAAGGCGTACCGGGGGTTCCGTGCGGGCGGGCACCTGACGCCGGAACGGGCCGTGGGCCGGGGCACCTTCGAGGAGTTCCTGGAGCGGCGGTTCGGCCACGAGGCCGGGCTCAGCGGCGGGCCCGGCGCCGGGCTCAGCGGGGGGCCCGGGGTGCCGGCGGTGTGA
- a CDS encoding RNA polymerase sigma-70 factor, whose amino-acid sequence MTAATGHHGVQEFETHRPRLFGLAYRMLGSAEEAEDMVQDAYLRWSGADRTVIERPAAWLAKVVTNLCLNRLTSARARREQYPGPWLPEPVVTEGGALGPLESAEQRDAVSTAMLVLLERLTPTERAVYVLREAFAYSHREIAEVLDIGEANSRQLYRRAAARVAVPEVRFTAEDRERHRELVESFLTAAREGDLARLEKVLAADVTWWGDGGGVVSAARRPILGREKVLRFLAGGMTGFGAGFTFSAAEVNGAPALLAREGGALVAIVTFDVRDGVIAVARAVVNPQKLAFAARQLSHPGEPVGS is encoded by the coding sequence GTGACAGCAGCGACCGGCCACCACGGCGTCCAGGAGTTCGAGACCCACCGTCCCCGCCTGTTCGGGCTGGCCTATCGCATGCTCGGCTCCGCCGAGGAGGCCGAGGACATGGTGCAGGACGCGTATCTGCGCTGGAGCGGCGCCGACCGGACGGTGATCGAGCGGCCGGCGGCCTGGCTGGCGAAGGTCGTCACCAATCTGTGCCTCAACCGGCTGACCTCGGCCCGCGCCCGCCGCGAGCAGTATCCGGGGCCCTGGCTTCCGGAGCCGGTCGTCACGGAGGGCGGCGCGCTGGGCCCGCTGGAGTCCGCCGAGCAGCGCGACGCCGTGTCGACGGCGATGCTCGTCCTGCTGGAACGGCTCACACCGACGGAGCGGGCCGTGTACGTGCTGCGCGAGGCGTTCGCGTACAGCCATCGCGAGATCGCCGAGGTGCTGGACATCGGCGAGGCGAACAGCCGGCAGCTGTACCGGAGGGCGGCGGCGCGGGTGGCCGTGCCGGAGGTCCGGTTCACGGCGGAGGACCGGGAGCGCCACCGCGAGCTGGTCGAGTCGTTCCTCACCGCCGCGCGGGAGGGCGACCTGGCCCGTCTGGAGAAGGTGCTGGCCGCCGATGTGACCTGGTGGGGCGACGGCGGGGGCGTCGTCAGCGCGGCCCGGCGGCCGATCCTGGGCCGGGAGAAGGTGCTGCGGTTCCTGGCGGGCGGCATGACCGGGTTCGGCGCCGGGTTCACGTTCTCGGCGGCCGAGGTCAACGGCGCTCCGGCGCTCCTCGCCCGGGAGGGCGGCGCGCTGGTCGCGATCGTGACGTTCGACGTCCGGGACGGGGTGATCGCGGTGGCCCGTGCGGTGGTGAATCCGCAGAAACTCGCGTTCGCGGCGCGCCAGCTGTCACATCCGGGGGAACCCGTCGGTTCGTAG
- a CDS encoding chitinase C-terminal domain-containing protein, with protein sequence MLSSPRARASLLASGAAVAGLLLSSLSGGVSYAADHETCRPDGLYKTPGVDVPYCSVYDTEGREKMGADHQRRVIGYFTGWRTGKDGTPAYLASDIPWDKITHINYAFAHVDAAHKISVGSDGPNNAATGMTWPGVAGAEMDPALPYKGHFNLLNKFKKQHPDVKTLISVGGWAETGGYFDDSGKRVASGGFYSMATNADGSVNQAGIDTFADSAVAFVRKYGFNGVDIDYEYPTTMKDAGNPLDWQISNGRRAGLVKGYSALMKTLRERLDRAGAADGRHYLLTVAAPSSGYLLRGMETYQQQKYLDYVNIMSYDLHGAWNEYVGPNASLFDDGKDAELAAAGVYTTSQYGGIGYLNTDWAYHYFRGSMPAGRINIGLPYYTRGFKNVQGGTDGLWGRAATTTCPAGSGLTKCGDGAVGIDNLWHDKDDNGKESPAGSNPMWHAKNLEKGVAGDYLTRYGFPAGTTLTGTYARKYDSTLVAPWLWNAEKKVFLSTEDEQSVRAKAAYVADRGIGGTMVWELAGDYDWNAAKGQYEPGDTLTTTMYEAFKSAAPYGAKRSNTALPTQAVAVDVEFGRFPLGDSNYPISPKLKITNNTRATLPGGTEFQFDYATSAPANAKDQSGFGTTIIRSDHTGGNIGGLKGDYHRVSLKLPSWQSLAPGASVELDFVYYLPVSTPSNWTVTFGGRTYALAGDLARGTTLVEPGTGTDPTPTPTPTPTPTPTPTPTPTPGACTAPAWDATVAYGGGSTVSHKSRSWKAKWWTKGEEPGTTGEWGVWQDLGAC encoded by the coding sequence GTGCTGTCATCCCCCCGCGCGAGAGCCTCGCTGCTCGCGTCCGGCGCCGCCGTGGCCGGACTGCTGCTCAGCTCGCTCTCCGGCGGCGTCTCGTACGCCGCCGACCACGAGACCTGTCGCCCCGACGGCCTGTACAAGACCCCCGGCGTGGACGTCCCGTACTGCTCGGTCTACGACACCGAGGGCCGCGAGAAGATGGGCGCCGACCACCAGCGCCGCGTCATCGGCTACTTCACCGGCTGGCGGACCGGCAAGGACGGGACGCCCGCGTACCTCGCGTCCGACATCCCGTGGGACAAGATCACCCACATCAACTACGCCTTCGCGCACGTCGACGCGGCCCACAAGATCTCCGTCGGGTCGGACGGCCCGAACAACGCCGCCACCGGCATGACCTGGCCGGGCGTCGCCGGCGCCGAGATGGACCCGGCGCTGCCCTACAAGGGCCACTTCAACCTGCTGAACAAATTCAAGAAGCAGCACCCCGACGTCAAGACGCTGATCTCCGTGGGCGGCTGGGCCGAGACGGGCGGCTATTTCGACGACAGCGGCAAGCGCGTCGCCTCCGGCGGCTTCTACTCCATGGCCACCAACGCCGACGGCTCGGTGAACCAGGCCGGGATCGACACCTTCGCCGACTCCGCCGTCGCGTTCGTCCGGAAGTACGGCTTCAACGGCGTCGACATCGACTACGAGTACCCGACGACCATGAAGGACGCGGGCAACCCGCTCGACTGGCAGATCTCCAACGGCCGCCGCGCGGGCCTGGTCAAGGGCTACTCGGCGCTGATGAAGACCCTGCGCGAGAGGCTCGACCGGGCCGGCGCCGCCGACGGCCGGCACTACCTGCTGACCGTCGCCGCCCCCTCGTCGGGCTACCTGCTGCGCGGCATGGAGACGTACCAGCAGCAGAAGTACCTCGACTACGTCAACATCATGTCGTACGACCTGCACGGCGCCTGGAACGAGTACGTGGGCCCCAACGCCTCGCTGTTCGACGACGGCAAGGACGCCGAGCTGGCGGCCGCAGGTGTCTACACGACCTCGCAGTACGGCGGCATCGGCTACCTCAACACCGACTGGGCGTACCACTACTTCCGCGGCTCGATGCCGGCCGGTCGCATCAACATCGGCCTGCCCTACTACACCCGCGGCTTCAAGAACGTGCAGGGCGGCACCGACGGCCTGTGGGGCAGGGCGGCCACCACGACCTGCCCCGCCGGGTCCGGGCTGACCAAGTGCGGCGACGGCGCCGTCGGCATCGACAACCTGTGGCACGACAAGGACGACAACGGCAAGGAGTCGCCGGCCGGCTCCAACCCGATGTGGCACGCCAAGAACCTGGAGAAGGGCGTCGCCGGCGACTACCTGACGCGGTACGGCTTCCCCGCCGGCACCACGCTCACCGGCACCTACGCCCGCAAGTACGACTCCACGCTGGTCGCGCCCTGGCTGTGGAACGCCGAGAAGAAGGTCTTCCTGTCGACGGAGGACGAGCAGTCCGTACGGGCCAAGGCCGCCTACGTGGCCGACCGTGGCATCGGCGGCACCATGGTCTGGGAGCTGGCCGGCGACTACGACTGGAACGCGGCCAAGGGGCAGTACGAGCCGGGCGACACGCTCACCACGACCATGTACGAGGCGTTCAAGTCCGCCGCCCCGTACGGCGCCAAGCGGTCGAACACCGCCCTGCCGACCCAGGCGGTCGCCGTCGACGTGGAGTTCGGCCGGTTCCCGCTCGGCGACTCCAACTACCCGATCAGCCCCAAGCTGAAGATCACCAACAACACCAGGGCCACGCTGCCCGGCGGTACGGAGTTCCAGTTCGACTACGCCACGTCGGCGCCGGCCAACGCCAAGGACCAGTCCGGCTTCGGGACGACGATCATCCGCTCCGACCACACGGGCGGCAACATCGGCGGGCTGAAGGGCGACTACCACCGCGTCTCGCTGAAGCTGCCGTCGTGGCAGTCGCTGGCGCCCGGCGCGTCGGTGGAGCTGGACTTCGTGTACTACCTGCCGGTGTCCACGCCGTCGAACTGGACGGTGACCTTCGGCGGCCGGACGTACGCGCTCGCCGGCGACCTGGCCCGCGGCACGACGCTCGTGGAGCCCGGCACGGGGACGGACCCGACGCCGACCCCGACGCCCACGCCGACGCCCACGCCGACGCCCACGCCGACGCCGACCCCGGGGGCGTGCACCGCGCCCGCGTGGGACGCGACGGTCGCGTACGGCGGCGGCTCCACGGTCTCCCACAAGTCCCGCAGCTGGAAGGCGAAGTGGTGGACGAAGGGCGAGGAGCCCGGCACCACCGGCGAGTGGGGGGTCTGGCAGGACCTGGGCGCCTGCTGA
- the ribD gene encoding bifunctional diaminohydroxyphosphoribosylaminopyrimidine deaminase/5-amino-6-(5-phosphoribosylamino)uracil reductase RibD, translated as MATAADVNAMRRAVALAARGLGTTSPNPVVGCVVLDASGHEVGAGWHERAGGPHAEVHALRRAGVLARGGTAYVTLEPCNHTGRTGPCAQALVEAGVARVVYAVADPDPQATGGADTLRAAGVRVESGLLADEAEAGNAAWLTSVRHGRPYIRWKYAATLDGRIAAADGTSRWITSAESRADVHRLRAEADAVIVGSGTARTDDPHLAVRGVDGAVQPLRVVVDSEATAVRPGARVLDDAAPTLIAVAEDADAAHLAGADVVRLPRAASGRGLSVPALLAALHARDIRSALLEGGPTLAGAFAAEGAVDEVVGYLAPVLLGAGPAALADAGITTIADALRLHVTDTARFGPDLRITAVPADRGPGGRPPGPHSTAVPAPTAAKEH; from the coding sequence GTGGCCACCGCAGCCGATGTGAACGCCATGCGCCGAGCCGTCGCGCTCGCCGCCCGCGGACTCGGCACCACCAGCCCCAACCCGGTCGTCGGGTGCGTCGTCCTCGACGCCTCCGGACACGAGGTCGGCGCCGGCTGGCACGAGCGGGCCGGCGGCCCTCACGCCGAGGTCCACGCCCTGCGCCGGGCCGGTGTCCTCGCCCGCGGCGGCACCGCCTACGTCACCCTCGAACCCTGCAACCACACCGGCCGCACCGGCCCCTGCGCCCAGGCCCTCGTCGAGGCGGGCGTCGCGCGGGTCGTCTACGCCGTCGCCGACCCCGACCCGCAGGCCACCGGCGGCGCCGACACCCTCCGCGCCGCCGGCGTGCGGGTCGAGTCCGGCCTCCTCGCCGACGAGGCCGAAGCCGGCAACGCCGCCTGGCTCACCTCCGTACGCCACGGCCGCCCCTACATCCGCTGGAAGTACGCCGCCACGCTCGACGGCCGCATCGCCGCCGCCGACGGCACCAGCCGCTGGATCACCTCGGCCGAGTCCCGCGCCGACGTCCACCGGCTGCGCGCCGAGGCGGACGCCGTGATCGTCGGCTCCGGCACCGCCCGCACCGACGACCCGCACCTCGCCGTCCGGGGCGTCGACGGAGCCGTCCAGCCGCTGCGCGTCGTCGTCGACAGCGAGGCCACCGCCGTGCGGCCCGGCGCCCGCGTCCTCGACGACGCGGCGCCCACGCTGATCGCCGTCGCCGAGGACGCCGACGCCGCCCACCTCGCGGGCGCCGACGTCGTACGGCTGCCGAGGGCCGCGTCCGGGCGCGGGCTGTCCGTCCCCGCCCTGCTGGCCGCCCTCCACGCGCGGGACATCCGCTCCGCGCTGCTCGAAGGCGGCCCGACCCTGGCCGGCGCCTTCGCCGCCGAAGGCGCCGTCGACGAGGTCGTCGGCTACCTCGCGCCCGTCCTGCTGGGCGCCGGCCCCGCCGCCCTCGCCGACGCCGGAATCACCACCATCGCCGACGCGTTGCGGCTCCACGTCACCGACACCGCGCGCTTCGGCCCCGATCTCCGCATCACGGCCGTCCCGGCCGACCGGGGACCCGGGGGTCGCCCCCCGGGCCCGCACAGCACCGCCGTCCCCGCCCCAACTGCCGCCAAGGAGCACTGA
- a CDS encoding riboflavin synthase: protein MFTGIVEELGEVTAVENLGDSSRFRLRGPVVTQGAKHGDSIAVNGVCLTVVEHEGDEFTADVMAETLKRSSLGALTTGSRVNLERPMVADGRFGGHIVQGHVDGTGTIVARTPSENWEIVKISLPAELARYVVEKGSITVDGVSLTVVEAADAYFTVSLIPTTLALTTLGVKQPGDPVNLEVDVIAKYVERLLGTRAGKDAK from the coding sequence GTGTTCACCGGAATCGTCGAAGAACTGGGTGAGGTCACCGCCGTCGAGAACCTCGGCGACTCCTCCCGCTTCCGCCTGCGCGGCCCCGTCGTCACCCAGGGCGCGAAGCACGGCGACTCCATCGCCGTCAACGGCGTCTGCCTCACCGTCGTCGAGCACGAGGGCGACGAGTTCACCGCCGACGTGATGGCCGAGACCCTCAAGCGCTCCAGCCTCGGCGCGCTCACGACCGGCTCCCGGGTCAACCTGGAGCGCCCCATGGTGGCCGACGGCCGCTTCGGCGGACACATCGTCCAGGGACACGTCGACGGCACCGGCACGATCGTCGCGCGCACGCCCTCCGAGAACTGGGAGATCGTCAAGATCTCGCTGCCCGCCGAACTCGCCCGGTACGTCGTCGAGAAGGGCTCCATCACGGTCGACGGCGTCAGCCTCACCGTCGTCGAGGCCGCCGACGCGTACTTCACCGTCAGCCTCATCCCCACGACCCTCGCCCTGACCACGCTCGGCGTGAAGCAGCCCGGCGACCCGGTCAACCTCGAGGTCGACGTGATCGCCAAGTACGTCGAGCGGCTGCTCGGCACGCGCGCCGGGAAGGACGCCAAGTGA
- a CDS encoding nicotinamide mononucleotide transporter family protein, whose translation MTALNWLNAEAFTAFGQHILWSDMLGNTIGLAALALGWRRSIWTWPAQFLSGVILVAAYASAQLSGGVGKQLLVIGVALWGWRQWHLGRGQAQDGSIAVRFATWRERGLLLAGAVLGTLAVGGLFTLYPALSWSPWADAYIFVGTLVAMVAQARGLVEFWFAWLLVDVVGVPLAFSSGLAFSGLVYVIYFALVLWGMRDWWLRTRSQAPALEGAPA comes from the coding sequence GTGACCGCGCTCAACTGGCTGAACGCCGAGGCGTTCACCGCCTTCGGGCAGCACATCCTCTGGTCCGACATGCTCGGCAACACCATCGGCCTCGCCGCCCTCGCCCTCGGCTGGCGGCGCTCCATCTGGACCTGGCCCGCCCAGTTCCTCTCCGGTGTCATTCTCGTCGCCGCCTACGCCTCGGCCCAGCTGAGCGGCGGCGTCGGCAAGCAGCTGCTCGTCATCGGCGTCGCCCTGTGGGGCTGGCGGCAGTGGCACCTCGGCCGCGGCCAGGCCCAGGACGGCTCCATCGCCGTCCGGTTCGCCACCTGGCGCGAGCGCGGCCTGCTGCTCGCCGGCGCGGTCCTCGGGACCCTCGCCGTCGGCGGCCTGTTCACCCTGTACCCGGCGCTGTCCTGGAGCCCGTGGGCCGACGCGTACATCTTCGTCGGCACCCTCGTCGCGATGGTCGCCCAGGCCCGCGGCCTCGTCGAGTTCTGGTTCGCCTGGCTCCTCGTCGACGTCGTCGGCGTCCCGCTCGCCTTCAGCAGCGGCCTCGCCTTCTCCGGCCTCGTCTACGTGATCTACTTCGCCCTCGTCCTGTGGGGCATGCGCGACTGGTGGCTCCGGACGCGCAGCCAGGCCCCGGCTCTGGAAGGAGCACCGGCATGA